DNA sequence from the Paenibacillus azoreducens genome:
ATGTGGATCTCTTATCCAAAAGAAGTCTGAATATTACGGGGGTCCTCTCGCTGCGCGGGATCGAAACCGGGGCAAATGATTCTTCCGCTGCATGGAATGCCGATGAATTTACGGTTGTACATGCGTCCGATGACCCGCCGGTGGCGTCCGTGCAGGCTTCTTTTGTGGAAGAAGAGGAGGAAAGCGCGGATGAGGCGGAGATCAGGGAAACATTTGATCAAGCCGAGTCGGACGGCGGTGAAACGGCGGCTATCGCGGCGGCAAGTTTCGCTAGTCCTGAATTTTATGAAACTCCCAGCATTTCCGAAATCGAGGCGCAGCCCGAACAAGCCTTTGAACCGCCTTCAGTGCAGCGGAACACGGATGAGCCGCCGCAGGCTGAAGAAGAATCCATACCTGCCGCGGTATATACGGACAAGGAATCCGAGGAACGCAGCGGGCATAAAAAAGAACCCGTCAGCGTTTGGCATTTTGAGCATGAAGAGGAAGCGGAACTGCTATATCCGGAGAAAACGGCCATTCAGGCTGAAGAGAAGTCGGAGAGTGAGATTCATCTAGCTTCCGTAGAGCAAGAACAACTCTCGGAACCGACGTTTCCGTTCAGCGCCTTCCAGCATGAATCGGTACCGCAGGAAGAAACTCAGGATGAGCGGGAAATGAGGGTTGCCCTCGGCAGCAAAAAGGAAAGGAAAGAAAGCGAGAAGGACGCCATTGGTTTTTCCTCGCTCCTCTCTTCAAGCCGCTCCCTGAAAGAACAGGAGCAGCAGGCGCTGCCGGAAGAGGCCCCGAAAGAGGAAGCTGAACGCGAATCGGCGGGAAATGACGATATTCAGTGGCAAAACCTGTTTCTTGGAAGCAATTCCGAAAAAAATCAATTCCGCAAGGTACGACTGTGCATCGTGCAGCGCGAGGAAACGCTTGAAACGATTGCGAGCCGCTATCAGATTACCGCCCGCGAGATACTGCTGTATAACCGTTTGGCGGAGCAGACTGTTGAGGAAGGACAGATCTTGTACATTCCGTAATACACTGATTGCAAGGAGAGCGCTGGTGCCAGTATCGGAACCGGCGCCCTTTTTTTGTGCCAATCGAAAAAAAGGTTTGGGGTCCCCGCAAAGTAATCGGAATAAGCTTCGAAGGCTGCACGTCACTTTGTGGGGTTGTTAAAAAGGTTTGTGGTCCCCGCAAAGTAATCGGAATGAGCTTCGAAGGCTATACGTCACTCAGCACTTTTGCTTCGCAAAAGCCCTCCTCTGCAAGAGGCGTCGTACTTCCTTCCGATACTCTTTGTGGAGTTATTTTGGCTGGTATCCCGGAACCACGGTTTAAGATTGGCGCATATGTTAATAATAAATTCCAAAGAGCGGCTAGGGCCGCGAAGCTTAAGCCCTATGTTGACTAAAGCCTTGAACCAAGTTATGATGTTTATATATTTTGTCAAGAACGATGATCGGGAATAGTAGGATGACATGCCCTTCAGAGAGTGGAATTGCTGCGCTGTGAGATTCCGCAGGATGCTGTTTCAACCGAAGTCGCCCGGGAGTTGTCTGCTTGATCCCGTTTTACGGCGGGTTAGAGCTGGCCGGCTGCAGCCGTTATCTGCATGAAGTGTCGCGTACAATTAAGGTCACTGCCCCAGAAGGGCAGCTTGCCGCTTGCTACCCAAGCGTATTTGCCCTGTTATAACGCGAAACAAAGGTGGTACCGCGAAAGAACAGCCTTTCGTCCTTTGAGGACGAAAGGCTTTTTTGTCTTTGACCAAGGTTTTTTGTCAAACCCTGAAAAAAGATGATTTTGTAATGGAGGAGTGCAAGTATGACGGAACAGGACAACAAATTAACGACGGAGATGCCAACGACATATGATCCGAAGGCGGCCGAAGAGAAATGGTACAAATACTGGATCGACGGCGAGTTTTTCAAGGCGGGACAGCGTAAGGACGCGGAGCCTTACACGATCGTTATCCCGCCGCCGAACGTAACGGGAATGCTGCACATCGGGCATGCGCTCGATTTTACGCTGCAGGATATCCTGATCCGCACCAAGCGGATGCAAGGGTACGATGCGTTATGGCTTCCGGGTTCGGACCATGCGGGCATCGCCACGCAAACGAAAGTGGAGCAGAAGCTTCGTGAAGAAGGGATCTCCCGCTATGACCTGGGCCGCGAGAAGTTCGTGGATAAGGTATGGGAGTGGAAGGAGAAATACGCGGAAACCATTCATGATCAATGGGCGAAAATGGGCTTTTCTCTCGATTATTCGCGAGAACGGTTTACGCTGGATGAAGGGCTGTCCAAGGCGGTGCGCGAAGTTTTTGTTAAGCTGCACCAAAAAGGGCTCATCTACCGCGGCAAACGTATTATCAACTGGGATCCGGCTGCCCGTACGGCGTTGTCCGATATCGAGGTTGAATACAAAGAAGTTCAAGGACATCTGTATCATCTCTCCTATCCGCTGAAGGATGGTAGCGGACATATCACGGTTGCGACCACACGTCCGGAAACGATGCTGGGCGATACCGCGGTTGCCGTTCACCCGAAAGACGAACGCTATAAAGATATGATCGGAAAAATGCTCGTGCTGCCGATTGTTGGGCGCGAAATTCCGATTATTGCCGACGAATACGTCGACAAAGAATTCGGAAGCGGGGCTGTGAAGATTACGCCTGCGCATGATCCGAACGACTTTGAGGTAGGACTGCGCCATGATCTCCCGCAAATTACCGTGATGGATGAGACCGGCACGATGAATGAGCATGCTGGCAAATACGAGGGGCTCGACCGCAGCGATTGCCGCAAGCAAATTGTTAAGGACCTGAAGGAGCAAGGCGTTCTGATTCGGATTGAAGACCATCTGCACCAGGTGGGACACAGCGAGCGCACAGGCGCAGTTGTAGAACCTTATCTGTCCACGCAGTGGTTCGTCAAAATGCAGCCGCTGGCTGAAGCAGCGATTGCCGCTCAGAAAGCGGGCAAAGGCGTCAACTTCGTGCCTGAACGCTTCGAAAAAACGTATTTGAATTGGATCGAAAACGTACGCGACTGGTGTATTTCCCGTCAGCTCTGGTGGGGACACCGCATTCCGGCATGGTATTGCGAATCCTGCGGGGAGATTCATGTTGCCCAAGATGAGGTAACGAAATGCTCCAAATGCGGTTCGGCCGAACTTCATCAGGACGAAGACGTGCTGGATACATGGTTCAGCTCCGGATTGTGGCCGTTCTCGACGCTTGGCTGGCCTGACCAAACCGAAGATTTGAAACGTTATTATCCGACGGATGTGCTTGTGACCGGATATGACATCATTTATTTCTGGGTTGCGCGGATGATTTTTACCGCTCTTGAGTTTACCGGGGAAATTCCATTCAAGGATGTTCTGATGCATGGCTTGGTACGCGATCCGGAAGGCAAAAAGATGTCGAAGTCGCTTGGCAACGGGGTCGATCCGCTCGATGTTATCGAGAAATACGGTGCGGACGCGATGCGCTATATGATTTCAACCAGCAGCACGCCCGGGCAGGATCTGCGTTTCCGCTGGGAGCGGGTAGAGCAGGCCCGGAATTTTGCTAACAAAATTTGGAATGCTTCGCGTTTTGCGCTCATGAATCTCGAAGGATTCGCATATGACGACATTGACATAAGCGGTGAACTGAGCACGGCTGACCGCTGGATTCTGCACCGACTGAACGAAACTTCCCGCGACATTACGCGTCTAATAGATGCCTATGAATTTGGGGAAACCGGTCGTTTGCTTTATAACTTCATCTGGGATGATCTTTGCGACTGGTATATCGAGTTTTCAAAACTGTCGCTGTACGGGGAAGACGAAGCGGCGAAGAAAACGACGAAATCGGTACTTGCTTATGTGCTTGACCGCACACTGCGCATGATCCATCCGTTTATGCCGTTTATCTCCGAGGAGATTTGGCAGCATCTTCCGCATCAGGGCGAGACGATCACGCTGGCCGCTTGGCCTACGTATGATCCGGCTCTTGAAAATGCCGACGCTGCGCGCGAAATGTCCTTGCTCATGGATATGATCCGCGCCGTACGCAACATTCGGGCCGAAGTGAACGTACCAATGAGCAAAAAGGTCGAACTTATGCTCAGCGCCGGGGATGATCAGGTACTGCAAATCGTGAACCGCAATGAAATTTACGTTCAGCGCTTCTGCAACACGTCGAGCTTTGTTGCTGGAGTTGCACTTGAGGCACCGGATAAAGCGATGACTGCGGTCGTAACCGGAGCCGAGCTTTATTTGCCGCTTGCGGGGCTGATCGATATCGACCAGGAAATTGCCCGTCTTGAAAAGGAGCTCGCGCACCTGACCAGCGAAGTGGAGCGCGTTGAGAAGAAACTCGGTAACCAAGGCTTCGTGTCCAAAGCGCCTGCGAAGGTCATCGAAGAAGAAAAAGCCAAGATGGCCGATTACTCCGAAAAACGGAGCAAGGTGATAGCGCGGATCGAAGAGCTGAAGGGCTGAAATTGAGCAGTTACGATTGACCGGGGAGCTTGCAATAAGGCGCGATCAAAAAAATAATAGACCATTCGATTTGCCTGAATCTTGCAATGACGAGTATTTTTCGTGCAAATCTGATTCACAATTTTTTTTGATCGCGCCTACCTGGACCAAATATATTCAGAAGGTGAATGGGAAATGGGAGATCAATTTGAAGCTTCTGCGCATCTGCACACCTATACGGAAGCTGCAGACTGGATTAACGGGCTGATTCCTTTCGGAATCCGCCCCGGCATGTCAAGAATTGAAAAAATGATGGAAATGCTGGGAAATCCACACCAGCGGCTGAAATTCATTCA
Encoded proteins:
- a CDS encoding valine--tRNA ligase, with protein sequence MTEQDNKLTTEMPTTYDPKAAEEKWYKYWIDGEFFKAGQRKDAEPYTIVIPPPNVTGMLHIGHALDFTLQDILIRTKRMQGYDALWLPGSDHAGIATQTKVEQKLREEGISRYDLGREKFVDKVWEWKEKYAETIHDQWAKMGFSLDYSRERFTLDEGLSKAVREVFVKLHQKGLIYRGKRIINWDPAARTALSDIEVEYKEVQGHLYHLSYPLKDGSGHITVATTRPETMLGDTAVAVHPKDERYKDMIGKMLVLPIVGREIPIIADEYVDKEFGSGAVKITPAHDPNDFEVGLRHDLPQITVMDETGTMNEHAGKYEGLDRSDCRKQIVKDLKEQGVLIRIEDHLHQVGHSERTGAVVEPYLSTQWFVKMQPLAEAAIAAQKAGKGVNFVPERFEKTYLNWIENVRDWCISRQLWWGHRIPAWYCESCGEIHVAQDEVTKCSKCGSAELHQDEDVLDTWFSSGLWPFSTLGWPDQTEDLKRYYPTDVLVTGYDIIYFWVARMIFTALEFTGEIPFKDVLMHGLVRDPEGKKMSKSLGNGVDPLDVIEKYGADAMRYMISTSSTPGQDLRFRWERVEQARNFANKIWNASRFALMNLEGFAYDDIDISGELSTADRWILHRLNETSRDITRLIDAYEFGETGRLLYNFIWDDLCDWYIEFSKLSLYGEDEAAKKTTKSVLAYVLDRTLRMIHPFMPFISEEIWQHLPHQGETITLAAWPTYDPALENADAAREMSLLMDMIRAVRNIRAEVNVPMSKKVELMLSAGDDQVLQIVNRNEIYVQRFCNTSSFVAGVALEAPDKAMTAVVTGAELYLPLAGLIDIDQEIARLEKELAHLTSEVERVEKKLGNQGFVSKAPAKVIEEEKAKMADYSEKRSKVIARIEELKG
- a CDS encoding LysM peptidoglycan-binding domain-containing protein; the encoded protein is MFDQSYGLRFDIYERIHLTEEVPGIAELEEIELLPHIQVISQDEQVALRGHLLLTGLYQGDGEDDGSQQLEHFIPVEITVPANRVSSLDDIAVEIENFDVDLLSKRSLNITGVLSLRGIETGANDSSAAWNADEFTVVHASDDPPVASVQASFVEEEEESADEAEIRETFDQAESDGGETAAIAAASFASPEFYETPSISEIEAQPEQAFEPPSVQRNTDEPPQAEEESIPAAVYTDKESEERSGHKKEPVSVWHFEHEEEAELLYPEKTAIQAEEKSESEIHLASVEQEQLSEPTFPFSAFQHESVPQEETQDEREMRVALGSKKERKESEKDAIGFSSLLSSSRSLKEQEQQALPEEAPKEEAERESAGNDDIQWQNLFLGSNSEKNQFRKVRLCIVQREETLETIASRYQITAREILLYNRLAEQTVEEGQILYIP